The Rhizobium viscosum genomic sequence TGGAAGCTGACGACGATGGTGGGATTCGATGCGGAGAGCCGCGACCTTCAGCGCGCCGAGCACTTCCGAAGGCACGACCTCTACGGCGTTTTCGATTTCCTCATCGCTGACGCGCATCGGTACGGTGGCGTAATCGATGCTGTCGAACTTCTTCGAATATTCGGCAAGCGCGACGTCACCGCGGGCCCGCACATCATCGATGATGGCGCGCACGACGGCGTTGACGTCCTCGGAGACCTCGCGCTTGGTGGTCAGAAAGACCGCGAAGCGCTGCTCGAAACCGTCGGATACCTGATTGAGCCAGATTGCCAAGGCTGGAATTCCTTCTTTACTCGAAACTGTTGCGCTCAGGTGCCGGGGTGGCGCGGTTTGGCGCCTGCTTCCCAGGCGCCGCCGATATCGGCAAGCTGCATTTCGATGCATTCGACATCGAGGACGATCGAGGCCGTGCCCGAGAGCGAAAGCTCGAGCGTGCCTTCTGGTCCCTCGCCCTTCTGCTCGAAACGCAAAGCGAGCAGCGACAGCACATCGTCACGCCGCGAACGATCGATGCCGATCGAGCGGACGGAAAGCACACGCTTGAAAACGAGGGCAGCGCGGCGTCGTTCGAAACCCTTGCGCTTGCGGGCCGCCTCTTCCCAGACGAAACGGTTGGCGGCGAGCGCAAATTGCTTGTCGCGCGGCGACCAGTCGATATCGGCCACCTTGAAAACGCTGTCCTGCACATGTGCGGAAATGACCGCAAGGTCCTCGGCATCGAGCGCAACAAGCTTCAGGTCGGTCATCCAGCCTCTATCCCGTGTCTTTCAACCGCAACGGCGGCGATCTGTCAGACAACGGAAATAAGGCGCGACGGCCAAATACGCAACCAGGATAAAGGGCGCATATGCGCCCTTTTCTTATTCGCTGACGCGTTCGACGATGGCGCCGCAGCGGGTCAGCTTTTCTTCCAGCCGCTCAAAGCCGCGATCGAGGTGATAAACGCGGGACACCGTGGTTTCGCCTTCGGCGGCAAGGCCGGCGATGACGAGGGAAACGGAAGCGCGAAGATCGGTCGCCATGACAGGCGCGCCCTTCAGCCTCTGGACACCCTCGATCTTGGCCGTCTGGCCCGACAGAGAGATCTTCGCGCCAAGGCGGGCAAGCTCCTGCACATGCATGAAGCGGTTTTCGAAGATGGTTTCCGTGACATGCGAGATACCGGAAGAGCGGGTCATCAGCGCCATGAACTGCGCCTGCAGGTCGGTCGGGAAACCTGGGAAGGGATCCGTGACGATATCGACCGGCTGGATGCCGGCGCCGTTACGCTTGATGCGCATGCCATTGTTGGTCGACGAAATCTCCGCGCCGGCGCGCCGCAGCGTTTCCAGCGCCGTTTCCAGTAGGGCAATATCGGTATTTTCGAGTACGACATCGCCGCCGGCCATGGCGACGGCCATGGCATAGGTGCCGGTCTCGATGCGGTCAGGCAGGACGCGATGGCGCGCGCCCGAGAGCGAGGTGACGCCTTCGATGGTAATGGTCGGGGTGCCGGCGCCGGAAACCTTGGCGCCCATGGCGTTCAGGCAGTTGGCGAGGTCGACGACTTCGGGCTCGCGTGCGGCGTTGCCGATCACGGTCGTGCCGCGGGCAAGTGTTGCCGCCATCATCAGCACATGCGTCGCGCCAACAGATACTTTCGGGAAAGTATAATGCGTGCCGATGAGGCCGCCCTGCGGTGCTTTGGCGTTGATATAACCGCCATCGATCTCCATGGTCGCGCCGAGCGCAGTCAGGCCATCGATGAAGAGATCGACCGGACGCGTGCCGATGGCGCAGCCGCCTGGCAGGGAAACGCGGCAATGGCCCTCGCGGGCGAGCAGCGGACCGATGACCCAGAAGGAGGCACGCATCTTTGAGACCAGCTCATAGGGCGCGGTGGTGTCTACGATAGTGCGGCATGTGAAATGGATCGTGCGGGCGTAGGAATCTTCCTGACGCTCCCGGCGGCCGTTGACGGCCACATCGACGCCGTGATTGCCGAGGATGCGCATCAGCAATTCGACATCGGCGAGGTGGGGCACGTTTTCCAGCGTCAACGTATCGCTCGTCAAAAGCGAGGCGATCATCAGCGGCAGCGCGGCATTCTTGGCGCCGGAAATCGGAATGATGCCATTGAGCTCATTACCGCCGACAATTCTGATACGATCCATGTGCACTTACGGGCGAGGCCCGCCTTTCCTCAAAAGTTTTGCCTGTGGGGGCAAGGCAAGAAGTGGGGGTCTTTAGAGCAAATCCCCGCACGCTTCAATTCGTCGCGGACCGAACATTACGATTCGTCCATTTTTGCGGCAGCAGGCTTTGCCGCCGGCAAGCCATCCGTCTCGTCCGCCTGGCCGGACCGGCGAGCACGCACCTGCTGTTTGCGTCTTGAAAGATTTTCTCTCAGCTTTTCGGCAGCCCGTTCGCGGCGCAATGCCGCTTGGGCTTCCATGGCCGCTTTCCGGCTCTGCCGGGCCTTTTCAGTCTCTTCGTTCATGTCCCAGAAGTAACCGAATTCGCGTCATTCCAAAAGTGCTGCGAACGTTATTCCCAGAGAAGTTGGAATTTGCGGCTTGCACTCCTGCCGAACCTGTGGCAATAGCCGCCCCGTTCACGCGAGTTGAGCGTTTTCGCTTCACGCGTCTGGTCCTGCTGCCGTAGCTCAGTGGTAGAGCACACCCTTGGTAAGGGTGAGGTCGGTGGTTCAATCCCACTCGGCAGCACCAGTTTTCCTCAAAGAAATCAGTGCGATACGGAAGGGCAATCGCCCTCACCGGTTGCGTGAACCACGTCGAAATTGCAGAACAGAACGCGAATTGCGCGAAAAATACGTGCAAAATACGTGCAGCTTGTTCTATTTGCGTTCACTTACTACTGGCGGGTTGCCATCGAGGGCTGGCTTGATGACTACCTACCTACAGGAACACCCGGTCGGGAATGGCCAGGGCCAGGGCACGTGACGCGGTTTCCACGGGCTTTGCCTATTCCACGGTCTACGGGAGGGGAAAGAACCAAAATAAAGCGTTTTGAAATTCGCAATGAATTATTCATGACGAAAATTCGAACGCAAAAAATGTAAAATGAATTTGACGATGTCGTCAGACTCCACCATATTCTAACCGCGTCAGGGAAAGTTTCCTCGTGAGAGGAGCGCGCTGTAACGCCCATCAGGAGGGGCCAACCGGCACCGTTAGTTACTCGATGTGGATTTACGCTACAACGTCGACGCTACTATTTAGGGCTGCCTTTTGGCAGCCCTTTTAATTTATCCTGTAGCAAGCCATCGAGGCTTCAAAACATCCAGCTTAGCCGAAAACACAAGCAGCCTGCCGCCTCTAATCAGATCCGAGCATATCGAAGTTTCGGCAACATTGGCGTGGTGATCACGCGTTGCCTTGTAGATGGTGTTTGCAATGATGTCAGCAATCTGTACGCCTGCCGTGATGTCACTGCGAACAAAGTCGATAGCTGGTGCGGCGTTGAATTTCCCAATCGTCGCTGCAATCTTGGCTGCTATTTGGTCGTAGACTTGTCTGGAATACCTTCCGCCATCTGCAATGATGCGAGCCTGAGTGCCGGAGACCATCAGAGGCATACAAGCCTCAATCACCATTTGCTCGAGAACCGAACACTCTGGATGGACGTTCGAAACAACCGAGCCAAGTGAGCTAGACTTGTGGCATGTGACCACAGCCGAAAAGTGCTCTTCCTCGCCAAGCATGTCGAAAAACTTTCCTCGTTGTGCATCGTCCAGAAGGCCGCCCTTAACCTCGTCCTTCGCACCGATGGCCTTTCGAAACTTCTTCATCATGCGGCCGGCATCGTGCGCAGAGATACGCACGGCAGAGAGAATGAGGGAGTGTTTATCCTCGTCGAAACCTCCGCTTTCGTCACAGTATATCTGCACTTCCGAGTCCTCAACATTACATTGTTTACCATTCGTTAACCCGAGGCAAGGTGTGCTGCAAACACTAAATATAGTGTTAACAGCTTATTTTTAGCAGTACAGATTGTATCTTACGGGCCAACCGCGAGACGCAAGCCATCGCTCGGCCGAGCAATCCCAGCCGTTAAATCCCTCGGATTTTTTTGAGAACCGGGCTCGTTACCTCCGGTCCAGTCGCCGCCGCAACATCGGAAATCATTAAGAGCGAATCACCTGATTCCGTCAAGAGTCGAGGTGTAACCGAACGCTGACCACAACATCTTGTGGATGCCCTTGTGAAGAGATGGGATAACCGGACCCCACCCCGGGAGGGCACCTCAGATCTCTCCGACCGTCTCAGTCTGGACCCGCGTCCCAATCAAGCGTTAGCGCTAACCCAGGAAATTGCCTCGCGTACGCGTAACGCGTGGCTCAGTGCCAGAAAATTTCATTTGACTCGCTCATAAATACTGATCTTATTAAATATACAACCGGCAACGAAAAGTCTTGAAGGGGAAACGGCTGCATGTTGCACACATCCTTGGATTGGCTATCAAACAACGCAGCCGTAGTAGCCGCCATCGTTGCGGCTTTTATTTCTTTGATTACTTCATTCATTACATCGAGGGTCGCGCTCGCTTCGATCAAGAGGAAAGCCGAGTTTGATTTTCGGACTGAATTTTCTGCAGAGCGTGCGATCATCGCCCTGCTGATGATCGAGACCCAGTCCACGAGGACATGGAATATTATCCGAGAGACCATCGGCGGCTTCGGCGATGACGAACTTAAAAAACTACTAGTGCGTTCCGGGGCAATAAGAATGATTGGCCCAAATCAAGAGGAACGATGGGGCTTGCTAGATAGAAATCGAGATTTCCTGATCAAGAATAGGTTCCTGCGTGAGCATAATCGCAACCCCGATTGGTACCAAGATCTCAAGAAAAGAGACGCAGAAGCAGCAGCCGATGAAGCGAAAAACGCGCGAGCGGCGGCTCAGAGCGCAAAGAAACCTAGCAAGATACGCGAGTTTCTCACCTCCTTCACCATCCATTGACAAATTTGTAAATCGGTCACAGCGTCGGCCGAACTTTGGTGAATATCTTACATCACCGACAGCAAGGCATCTCGACGCAGACAGACTAGGTCAAGAGTAGCGGGATACTGCATGTTGTACCCCTCTCTATTTGAATGGTTAGGAGCGCAGGTGCTTGGCGGAAGACATCGCTCAATATTGGCTTGATCGCGGCGCCCGATTTGAAGCAACCGCTCAGCCGATGGCGGTTCCTTTTACTGTTCGAGTGCCGGATCAAGCATGGCCGCTGCTAGGCAAAATCGTCCTAATGTGGACGGTGCTGGATTCAAAGCTAGACCAGCTAATATGGATGCTTTCGCTGCATCACGAACTACCTGCCAATGCGATCGGCAGCCCTGGTGACGACGCATTCCGCACTAAAATTACGTTCCTTGAAAGGGCTGTCGAGGAGAAGTATGCCGCCAGGCCGAACGTAGTGAAGGAGTTCGCCAGACTTAAATCCAAGTGTCTCAATCTGAAAGCAGTGAGAGACAGTATCGCACATGGCCAGATTTTTTCCGCAAGCCAGCTTTCAGATGAGGCTGTTGTTTTCAAGCATAAGAATTCGGACAAGACCTATTCGCTCGCCGAGTTGGCTGTCATTGTGAATGACATCGCCCAATACATAGGTCGTCTCAATGAGTTTCACGAGTGGGCTAACTGGCCGACTCAAAAGCAACGGTTGTTGCAGATGCAAGCTCACTTTAGGGAAAACCCATAGGCCCGCTCCAAGGGCGCCCCGGTAGCATCCGCTTCGTGCTAGCTGCGATGGCAAACGCTGCGACAACCCCGGCCCCAACACCGATCACTCCAATCTTCGGAGGAAGTGTGGCTCCATGCCGACGCACCAGAACCGATCTGTTTTAAATGGTTACGGAAAAGTGAGACGAAATTTCCCGCCTTGAGTTTTTTATCTTTTTCGTCGTGGTTGTCCCGCATTGAAAGCCGGACTACCGGTCAGCTCACGGCCAGGCAGCCGGCGATAGATTGAGAGGGAACAGCGGTGATATCTCAATTGTCGCGATTGCCTCCGAAGCGGCCATCCAATTGTTGATTGCGATGTTGAATAAATGAGAAGCCGGAAACCATCTGCAAACCGATTCTCTGTATTATTTACACTTTTAAATAGTGGTGTACAATATCTCTGATATGAGGATTTGTTTAATCAGGGAGGCCTCCCTTGAAATTGTCGATTTTTCGTAATCCGGCGATACTCATCACCATTATCTCGAC encodes the following:
- the murA gene encoding UDP-N-acetylglucosamine 1-carboxyvinyltransferase — protein: MDRIRIVGGNELNGIIPISGAKNAALPLMIASLLTSDTLTLENVPHLADVELLMRILGNHGVDVAVNGRRERQEDSYARTIHFTCRTIVDTTAPYELVSKMRASFWVIGPLLAREGHCRVSLPGGCAIGTRPVDLFIDGLTALGATMEIDGGYINAKAPQGGLIGTHYTFPKVSVGATHVLMMAATLARGTTVIGNAAREPEVVDLANCLNAMGAKVSGAGTPTITIEGVTSLSGARHRVLPDRIETGTYAMAVAMAGGDVVLENTDIALLETALETLRRAGAEISSTNNGMRIKRNGAGIQPVDIVTDPFPGFPTDLQAQFMALMTRSSGISHVTETIFENRFMHVQELARLGAKISLSGQTAKIEGVQRLKGAPVMATDLRASVSLVIAGLAAEGETTVSRVYHLDRGFERLEEKLTRCGAIVERVSE
- a CDS encoding DUF2948 family protein, with protein sequence MTDLKLVALDAEDLAVISAHVQDSVFKVADIDWSPRDKQFALAANRFVWEEAARKRKGFERRRAALVFKRVLSVRSIGIDRSRRDDVLSLLALRFEQKGEGPEGTLELSLSGTASIVLDVECIEMQLADIGGAWEAGAKPRHPGT
- a CDS encoding DUF3800 domain-containing protein, encoding MQIYCDESGGFDEDKHSLILSAVRISAHDAGRMMKKFRKAIGAKDEVKGGLLDDAQRGKFFDMLGEEEHFSAVVTCHKSSSLGSVVSNVHPECSVLEQMVIEACMPLMVSGTQARIIADGGRYSRQVYDQIAAKIAATIGKFNAAPAIDFVRSDITAGVQIADIIANTIYKATRDHHANVAETSICSDLIRGGRLLVFSAKLDVLKPRWLATG